The following are from one region of the Halarcobacter sp. genome:
- a CDS encoding PhoH family protein, whose amino-acid sequence MNFEKVYVLDTNILLEDASNIFKISDDNKNLIVLPETVLDEIDTKKGGFDEINFQAREFARILENSEILVSEKVGSYKIIRLEVYGTKGAIIDVISKEEYTINIKNVAPNIINDRKILEIASFCDEYYKNSETTFLSLDIMARTRAVSLDIKTDSLIGSNKDEFNYEFIKTVEVAFEDTEFLEDSLITDFDEEYTPYNFSYCFKVKSSDQIILAAVKNKRIILLNEAEVRDQVITPLNKEQLFFSNAILSHFFNVLIVEAKAGSGKTLLALSGALKLVRQKHYQKIIYIRNSVESLDKGEDVGYLPGLEEKFKIYNHPLMDSLDYIIRSEYKKKRANKKNIENIPELDDQEVNQRVEQMIQNYGIETMWVGEMRGRTLSNSFVIIDEAQNMSNKTMQMVLSRIDSTCKVVVLGSNKQIDNFYVNKHTNSLTTLLKSTKKSSELVNIFAIKLQKVLRGPITEWAEQIFSSKNK is encoded by the coding sequence ATGAATTTTGAAAAAGTATATGTATTAGATACAAATATATTATTAGAAGATGCCTCAAATATATTTAAAATAAGTGATGACAATAAAAATTTAATAGTATTACCTGAAACAGTATTAGATGAGATAGATACAAAAAAAGGTGGATTTGATGAAATCAATTTCCAAGCAAGAGAATTTGCGAGAATACTAGAAAACTCTGAAATATTAGTCTCAGAAAAAGTTGGTTCATATAAAATTATTAGACTTGAAGTTTATGGAACAAAAGGTGCTATTATTGACGTAATCTCAAAAGAAGAGTACACCATAAATATAAAAAATGTAGCACCAAACATAATAAATGATAGGAAAATACTAGAAATAGCTTCATTTTGTGATGAATACTACAAAAATAGTGAAACTACATTTCTTTCACTAGATATCATGGCTAGAACAAGAGCTGTAAGTTTAGATATAAAAACAGATTCACTTATAGGTTCAAATAAAGATGAATTTAATTATGAATTTATCAAAACTGTTGAAGTAGCTTTTGAAGATACAGAGTTTTTAGAAGATTCACTTATTACAGATTTTGATGAAGAGTATACGCCTTATAATTTTTCATATTGTTTCAAAGTTAAAAGTTCAGATCAGATTATATTAGCAGCAGTAAAAAACAAAAGAATTATCTTATTAAATGAAGCCGAAGTTAGAGATCAAGTTATAACACCTCTAAATAAAGAACAACTATTTTTCTCAAATGCTATTTTATCGCACTTCTTCAATGTTCTGATTGTAGAAGCAAAGGCTGGTTCAGGAAAAACTTTATTAGCATTAAGTGGAGCATTAAAGCTAGTTAGACAAAAACATTATCAAAAAATAATTTATATTAGAAACTCTGTAGAATCATTAGATAAAGGCGAAGATGTAGGTTATCTACCAGGTTTAGAAGAGAAATTCAAAATTTATAATCATCCTTTAATGGATAGTTTGGATTATATTATTAGAAGCGAATACAAGAAAAAAAGAGCAAATAAAAAAAATATAGAAAACATTCCAGAACTTGATGACCAAGAGGTAAACCAAAGAGTAGAACAAATGATTCAAAACTATGGAATAGAAACAATGTGGGTAGGTGAAATGAGAGGGAGAACCTTGTCAAACTCATTTGTTATAATAGATGAAGCTCAAAATATGTCAAATAAAACTATGCAAATGGTACTTTCTAGGATAGATAGTACCTGTAAAGTTGTAGTATTAGGAAGTAATAAGCAAATAGATAACTTCTATGTAAATAAACACACCAACTCCTTAACAACTTTACTAAAATCAACTAAAAAAAGTAGTGAATTGGTAAATATCTTTGCAATCAAGCTACAAAAAGTTCTTAGAGGTCCAATAACTGAATGGGCTGAACAAATCTTCTCAAGTAAAAACAAATAA
- a CDS encoding D-2-hydroxyacid dehydrogenase, whose protein sequence is MKIVFLDRKTLGQDINLDKFNTLGQVQIYETTLPTQTLTRVKDADIVITNKVVIDKEIMENSNIKLICISATGTNNVDLEYAKDKGIQVKNVAGYSTASVAQVTISLVLHFMQKLNSYIKYVENKEWENSDIFTYIDVPFYELKNKKWGIIGLGTIGTKVAQIAESFDCDVDYYSTSGKNNNTKYNQMNLEELMKESDIISIHSPLNDTTYNMINKTYLDMMKEDAILINVGRGGIINEADLANKINSNKSLYCGIDVLEKEPIEKSNPLNKVKNKDRIIVTPHIGWGSVESRNKLVELVFDNVKEYIV, encoded by the coding sequence ATGAAAATAGTATTTTTAGACAGAAAAACTTTAGGCCAAGATATAAATCTTGATAAGTTTAATACACTTGGTCAAGTCCAAATTTATGAAACTACACTACCAACTCAAACACTAACTAGAGTTAAAGATGCAGATATCGTAATTACAAACAAAGTTGTGATTGACAAAGAAATAATGGAAAATTCAAATATTAAACTAATTTGTATATCTGCAACAGGAACAAACAATGTAGACCTAGAATACGCTAAGGATAAAGGGATACAAGTTAAAAATGTTGCAGGATATTCAACAGCAAGTGTTGCGCAAGTAACAATATCTTTAGTTTTACACTTTATGCAAAAATTAAATTCATATATAAAATATGTAGAAAATAAAGAATGGGAGAACTCTGATATTTTCACATATATAGATGTACCATTTTACGAATTAAAAAACAAAAAGTGGGGAATAATAGGTTTAGGAACCATTGGAACAAAAGTTGCACAAATAGCAGAAAGTTTTGATTGTGATGTTGACTATTATTCAACTTCAGGAAAGAATAATAATACAAAATATAATCAAATGAATTTGGAAGAATTAATGAAAGAATCAGATATTATATCTATACACTCACCATTAAATGATACGACATATAATATGATAAATAAAACATATCTAGATATGATGAAAGAAGATGCAATATTAATAAATGTTGGTAGAGGTGGAATTATAAATGAAGCTGACCTTGCAAACAAAATTAATAGTAATAAAAGCCTTTATTGTGGGATTGATGTATTAGAGAAAGAACCTATTGAAAAGAGTAATCCACTAAATAAAGTTAAAAATAAAGATAGAATTATAGTTACACCTCATATTGGATGGGGTTCAGTTGAATCTAGAAATAAATTAGTAGAGTTAGTATTTGACAATGTAAAAGAATACATAGTATAA
- a CDS encoding pseudouridine synthase: MKKEIIEDESQSQETRLNKFISHNSNYSRREADKLIEEGKVTINNKPVKNLATKVTANDVVRIGKKLIKEDKNRMYTVIMYNKPKGELVTKNDPQGRKVIYDSLDKKYKHFLPIGRLDYASEGLILLTDSVEVANKLMHSNLERIYKLKVNGEIQPKVEEAMIHGLELEDARTGGHEKSKITSMNFEPFIAFQIISNNKNFSKLKVAISEGKNRELRRFFGHFGLEILDLKRFEFGGISLNNLPTGKSRYLTKDEYKDLRLFLNSND, from the coding sequence ATGAAAAAAGAAATAATAGAAGATGAATCTCAAAGTCAAGAAACAAGACTAAACAAGTTTATTTCTCACAATAGTAACTATTCAAGAAGAGAAGCAGATAAGTTAATCGAAGAGGGAAAAGTTACAATAAACAATAAGCCTGTTAAAAATCTTGCAACAAAAGTGACTGCTAATGATGTAGTTAGAATTGGTAAAAAACTTATCAAAGAAGATAAAAATAGAATGTATACAGTAATAATGTATAACAAACCTAAAGGGGAATTAGTAACAAAAAATGATCCTCAAGGAAGAAAAGTAATATATGATTCTTTAGATAAAAAATATAAGCACTTCTTACCCATTGGAAGACTTGACTACGCTAGTGAAGGATTAATTCTTTTAACTGATTCAGTTGAAGTAGCAAATAAACTTATGCATTCAAATCTTGAAAGAATCTATAAGTTAAAAGTGAATGGTGAGATTCAACCAAAAGTTGAAGAAGCTATGATTCATGGATTAGAACTTGAAGATGCAAGAACTGGAGGACATGAAAAGTCAAAAATCACTTCAATGAATTTTGAGCCTTTTATAGCTTTTCAAATTATCTCAAACAATAAAAACTTTTCAAAATTGAAAGTTGCAATATCTGAAGGTAAGAATAGAGAGCTTAGAAGATTTTTTGGACATTTTGGTTTAGAAATACTAGATTTAAAACGTTTTGAATTTGGTGGTATATCATTAAACAATTTACCAACAGGAAAATCAAGATATTTAACAAAAGATGAATACAAAGACCTAAGACTTTTTTTAAATAGTAATGACTGA
- a CDS encoding ribonuclease J — protein sequence MENNKANNQANEVANKNTNVEKKQTEQKKSAPKKEPTQGKQNPQNRRRRNPNNSRAKTNTNKSNSSWINDLRKAHSINERSHKERLNPHNKLNLSTNAKVRITPLGGLGEIGGNMMVIETEKSAVIVDVGMSFPDEDMHGVDILVPDFTYLRQIKDKIAAVLITHGHEDHIGAMPYLFKEMQFPIYGTSLPLEMIGSKFDEHKIKEYRKLFRPIEKRVPIKIGDFEIEWIHITHSIIDSSSLAIKTDAGTIIHTGDFKIDHTPIDGYPTDLHRLAHYGEQGVLLLMSDSTNSHSPGFTKSEKTVGPTFDRLFSTSKGRVIMSTFSSNIHRVAQAIEHGLKYGRKICVIGRSMEKNLEVAMSLGYIKFPRDQFIDAHEVNKYNDNEVLIVTTGSQGESMSALYRMSIHEHRHIKIKPGDQIILSAKAIPGNEASVSGIINHLLKAGATVAYQDFSEIHVSGHAAQEEQKLMLRLIKPKFFMPIHGEYNHAVKHAKTGIDCGVLERNTYIMSDGEQIEVTPKYLKKVKTVKTGKVYIDNQLNHKIADDIVLDRQTMANEGVVIIVAQINANDRTIEERPRVTSFGLVPDKHDKYFSKEIEDLLVTFLKNAKEGIFKNNRIVEDEIRKVVRKHCIRKYKKYPMIVPTLFVQ from the coding sequence ATGGAAAACAACAAAGCTAACAATCAAGCAAATGAAGTAGCTAATAAAAATACAAATGTAGAAAAAAAACAAACTGAACAAAAGAAAAGTGCTCCTAAAAAAGAGCCAACTCAAGGGAAACAAAATCCTCAAAATAGACGAAGAAGAAACCCTAATAATAGTAGAGCTAAAACTAATACTAATAAATCAAATAGCTCATGGATTAATGACTTAAGAAAAGCTCATAGTATAAATGAAAGATCTCACAAAGAAAGATTAAACCCACACAATAAACTAAACCTTTCTACTAATGCAAAAGTTAGAATCACTCCACTTGGAGGATTGGGTGAAATTGGTGGAAACATGATGGTTATTGAAACTGAAAAGTCAGCAGTAATTGTTGATGTAGGTATGAGTTTCCCAGATGAAGATATGCACGGAGTTGATATTTTAGTACCAGATTTTACATATCTTAGACAAATTAAAGATAAAATTGCTGCAGTACTTATTACACATGGACATGAAGATCACATTGGTGCAATGCCATATTTATTTAAAGAGATGCAATTTCCAATTTATGGAACATCATTGCCTTTAGAGATGATTGGTTCAAAATTTGACGAACATAAAATAAAAGAATATAGAAAACTATTTAGACCAATAGAAAAAAGAGTTCCAATCAAAATCGGTGATTTTGAAATTGAATGGATTCATATTACTCACTCAATTATTGACTCATCTTCTCTTGCAATTAAAACAGATGCTGGGACAATAATCCACACAGGTGACTTTAAAATTGACCACACACCAATTGATGGTTATCCAACAGATTTACATAGACTTGCACATTATGGTGAGCAAGGTGTTTTACTGTTAATGTCAGATTCAACAAACTCTCACTCTCCAGGTTTTACTAAATCAGAAAAAACAGTAGGTCCTACTTTTGATAGACTATTCTCTACTTCTAAAGGTAGAGTTATTATGTCAACATTCTCTTCAAATATTCACAGAGTTGCACAAGCAATAGAACATGGATTAAAATATGGAAGAAAAATCTGTGTTATTGGAAGATCAATGGAGAAAAACCTTGAGGTTGCTATGAGTCTTGGGTATATAAAATTTCCAAGAGATCAATTTATTGATGCACATGAAGTTAATAAATATAATGACAATGAAGTACTAATTGTAACAACTGGTAGTCAAGGTGAATCAATGAGTGCATTATATAGAATGTCTATCCATGAGCATAGACATATAAAAATCAAGCCAGGTGATCAAATCATCCTTTCTGCAAAAGCAATTCCAGGAAATGAAGCAAGTGTATCTGGTATCATTAACCATTTATTAAAAGCTGGTGCTACAGTTGCATATCAAGATTTTAGTGAAATCCACGTATCAGGACACGCAGCACAAGAAGAACAAAAATTAATGTTAAGACTTATCAAACCAAAATTCTTTATGCCTATTCATGGTGAATATAACCATGCAGTTAAACATGCAAAAACAGGTATCGACTGTGGTGTACTAGAAAGAAATACATATATTATGAGTGATGGTGAGCAAATTGAAGTTACACCTAAATATCTTAAAAAAGTGAAAACAGTTAAAACTGGAAAAGTTTATATAGACAATCAATTAAATCACAAGATTGCAGATGATATTGTATTAGATAGACAAACTATGGCAAATGAAGGTGTAGTTATTATAGTTGCACAAATTAATGCAAATGATAGAACAATTGAAGAGAGACCAAGAGTTACTTCATTTGGTTTAGTTCCAGATAAACATGATAAATATTTTTCAAAAGAGATTGAAGATTTACTAGTTACATTCTTAAAAAATGCAAAAGAAGGTATTTTCAAAAACAATAGAATTGTTGAAGATGAAATAAGAAAAGTTGTTAGAAAACACTGTATTAGAAAATACAAAAAATACCCAATGATTGTACCAACACTATTTGTTCAGTAA
- the hemJ gene encoding protoporphyrinogen oxidase HemJ, with amino-acid sequence MLDYYLWIVVFHVMAVMSWMAMLFYQPRLYVYHTEHKDKKEFVEVVKIQEYKMYKYIGLPAMWATIVSGILMLYLRPDLLKGDGWMHAKIFFVVLLVAYSFSLEYFRKQLEKENYTKSGKFFRAYNEVPTFLSILIVGYVITKTFSLAFTLITIALSAFVIYKVFKQKEKTK; translated from the coding sequence ATGCTAGATTATTATTTATGGATTGTTGTTTTTCACGTAATGGCAGTGATGTCATGGATGGCAATGTTATTTTATCAACCAAGACTATATGTTTATCATACTGAACATAAAGATAAAAAAGAGTTTGTTGAAGTAGTAAAAATACAAGAATACAAAATGTACAAATATATAGGGCTTCCAGCAATGTGGGCAACAATTGTAAGTGGTATATTAATGCTGTATTTAAGACCTGATTTGCTTAAAGGTGATGGTTGGATGCATGCTAAAATATTTTTTGTAGTATTGTTAGTTGCATATTCATTCTCTTTAGAGTATTTTAGAAAGCAGTTAGAAAAAGAAAACTATACAAAAAGTGGAAAATTTTTTAGAGCTTACAATGAAGTACCAACATTCTTATCAATACTTATTGTTGGATATGTGATTACAAAAACATTTTCATTAGCTTTTACACTTATAACAATCGCCCTATCAGCATTTGTAATCTACAAAGTATTTAAACAAAAAGAGAAAACAAAATAA
- the hisF gene encoding imidazole glycerol phosphate synthase subunit HisF, translating into MSNFAKRIIPCLDVKDGRVVKGVNFVGLRDAGDPVEVAKRYNNEGADEITFLDITASHENRDTIVDIVRDVAKEVFIPLTVGGGIRKLDDIYKLLNVGCDKVSVNSSAVVNPGFIDEGAKRFGSQCIVVAIDVKRVEDGSYHVFVKGGREDTGLDALQWAKEVYNRGAGEILLTSMDTDGAKSGFELNITEQISSIVDIPVIASGGAGTMEHMKEAFEHGASAALAASIFHFKEIDIMELKHYLRENNIPVRI; encoded by the coding sequence TTGAGTAATTTTGCAAAAAGAATTATACCTTGCTTAGATGTTAAAGATGGAAGAGTTGTTAAAGGTGTAAACTTCGTTGGCCTAAGAGATGCAGGTGATCCAGTTGAAGTAGCAAAAAGATATAACAATGAAGGTGCAGATGAAATCACATTTTTAGATATTACTGCAAGTCATGAAAATAGAGATACAATAGTTGATATAGTAAGAGATGTAGCAAAAGAGGTTTTTATCCCATTAACTGTGGGTGGTGGAATTAGAAAACTTGATGATATTTATAAACTTTTAAATGTTGGTTGCGATAAAGTTTCCGTAAACTCTTCAGCAGTTGTTAACCCTGGATTTATCGACGAGGGAGCAAAGAGATTTGGAAGTCAATGTATAGTAGTTGCTATAGATGTAAAGAGAGTTGAAGATGGTTCATATCATGTGTTTGTAAAGGGTGGTAGAGAAGATACTGGACTTGATGCATTACAATGGGCAAAAGAGGTTTATAATAGAGGTGCGGGAGAAATACTTTTAACTTCTATGGATACTGATGGAGCTAAATCAGGTTTTGAACTTAATATTACTGAACAAATTTCATCAATTGTTGATATCCCTGTAATTGCAAGTGGTGGTGCAGGAACTATGGAGCATATGAAAGAGGCATTTGAACACGGTGCAAGCGCAGCTTTAGCCGCATCAATATTCCACTTTAAAGAGATAGATATTATGGAATTGAAACATTATTTAAGAGAGAACAACATACCAGTAAGGATTTAA
- a CDS encoding replication-associated recombination protein A yields the protein MTDLSNILRPKSLKDFIGQKHIIGQNCALYKLIQKKEIPHLFFYGKPGTGKTTLAKIISKEIDTDYYYFNATSIKVEDLRKIFVKYKNSFIKPIVFIDEVHRLSKNQQEVLLPIMENYEAIIIGASTENPFFTLTNAIRSRSFLYEFKAFTKYELELVLKKAEAYIDFTINTEAREYLILSSSGDARAMLNLLNFAVKIDSNITIELLKELRSNPIGDGVSSKDSHYDLASAMIKSIRGSDVDAALYYLARLIDGGESVEFITRRLVIHASEDIGNANPNALNIAVNTMLATSKIGYPESRIILAQCIIFLTSCPKSNASYMGIAKALNEVQNGKILEIPKHLRDQHIGYKYPHDYGGWVEQEYLKEDLKLYESNDIGYEKTLNDWVKKIKGESH from the coding sequence ATGACTGATTTATCAAATATATTAAGACCTAAAAGTCTAAAAGATTTCATCGGACAAAAACATATTATCGGGCAAAACTGTGCCTTATATAAATTAATTCAGAAAAAAGAGATACCTCATCTCTTTTTTTATGGAAAACCAGGAACTGGAAAAACAACCCTAGCTAAAATTATATCAAAAGAGATAGATACAGATTATTACTACTTTAATGCAACATCAATCAAAGTTGAAGATTTAAGAAAAATATTTGTTAAATATAAAAACTCTTTTATAAAACCAATCGTATTTATAGATGAAGTACACAGGTTATCAAAAAACCAACAAGAGGTTTTACTTCCTATAATGGAAAACTATGAGGCCATTATAATTGGAGCTAGTACAGAAAATCCATTTTTTACACTAACAAATGCAATTAGATCAAGATCATTTCTTTATGAGTTTAAAGCCTTTACAAAATATGAATTAGAATTAGTATTAAAAAAAGCAGAAGCTTATATAGATTTTACAATAAATACAGAGGCAAGAGAGTACTTAATCCTTTCAAGTAGTGGTGATGCAAGGGCTATGTTAAATTTGCTTAATTTTGCCGTTAAAATTGATTCTAATATAACAATAGAATTGTTAAAAGAATTAAGAAGTAATCCAATAGGTGATGGAGTTAGTTCTAAAGATAGTCATTATGACTTAGCAAGTGCAATGATAAAATCAATTAGAGGATCTGATGTGGATGCAGCCTTATATTACTTAGCAAGACTAATAGATGGTGGAGAGAGTGTTGAGTTTATAACAAGAAGGTTAGTAATACATGCCAGCGAAGATATTGGAAATGCAAATCCAAATGCACTAAATATTGCAGTTAATACAATGCTGGCAACTTCAAAAATAGGATATCCTGAAAGTCGTATAATATTAGCACAATGTATTATATTCCTAACTTCATGTCCAAAATCAAATGCATCATATATGGGAATTGCTAAAGCACTTAATGAAGTACAAAATGGTAAAATTTTAGAAATACCAAAACATCTAAGAGATCAACATATTGGATACAAATATCCACATGATTATGGCGGTTGGGTAGAACAAGAGTATTTAAAAGAAGATTTGAAGTTATATGAATCAAATGATATTGGATACGAAAAAACTTTAAATGACTGGGTAAAAAAAATAAAAGGTGAATCTCACTAA
- a CDS encoding KpsF/GutQ family sugar-phosphate isomerase — MDFNKIAKEVLDIEANELKIASENISSFDIEKAINLIYDCKGKVIVTGVGKSGLIGAKIAATLASTGTSSFFLHPTEAMHGDLGMIGKDDIVLGISYSGESEELIQLLPHIKRFDIPLIAMAKNIESTLGKYSDIFIDISVTKEACPLDTAPTSSTTLTLAMGDVLAVCLMKKRDFQKEDFASFHPGGSLGKKLFIKVDDLLKKDNLPIVSRETKIKDAIVTMSEGRLGNVLIIDENNRLDSVLSDGDLRRALMSENFSIENSVDTISTKNPKTINNKNLLASDALKIVEDYKIQLLIITNENNEIIGVLHIHDLIEAGIK, encoded by the coding sequence ATGGATTTTAATAAAATAGCAAAAGAGGTATTAGATATTGAAGCAAATGAATTAAAAATTGCTTCAGAAAATATCTCTTCTTTTGATATAGAGAAAGCGATAAATCTAATTTATGATTGCAAAGGTAAAGTTATAGTTACAGGTGTAGGTAAATCAGGGCTTATTGGAGCAAAGATTGCTGCTACTCTAGCTAGTACTGGAACTTCATCTTTTTTCCTTCACCCTACTGAAGCTATGCATGGGGATTTAGGTATGATTGGAAAAGATGATATAGTTCTTGGTATATCTTATAGTGGTGAAAGTGAAGAATTAATTCAACTATTACCTCATATTAAAAGATTTGATATTCCATTAATTGCAATGGCAAAAAATATTGAATCTACTTTAGGTAAATATTCTGATATATTTATTGATATAAGTGTTACAAAAGAGGCTTGTCCTTTAGATACTGCCCCAACCTCTTCTACTACACTTACACTTGCAATGGGAGATGTGTTAGCAGTTTGTCTTATGAAAAAAAGAGATTTCCAAAAAGAGGATTTTGCTTCATTTCACCCAGGTGGTAGCTTAGGTAAAAAACTATTTATAAAAGTAGATGATTTACTAAAAAAAGATAATCTTCCAATTGTTTCACGTGAAACGAAAATCAAAGATGCAATAGTAACAATGAGTGAAGGAAGACTTGGAAACGTTCTTATAATAGATGAAAATAATCGTTTAGATTCGGTTTTAAGTGATGGAGATTTAAGAAGAGCATTAATGAGTGAAAACTTTTCAATAGAAAATAGTGTAGATACAATCTCAACTAAAAATCCTAAAACAATAAACAATAAAAATCTATTAGCAAGTGATGCTTTAAAGATTGTAGAAGACTATAAAATACAGCTTTTAATTATTACTAATGAAAATAATGAGATAATAGGTGTATTACATATCCATGATTTAATTGAAGCAGGAATAAAATGA
- a CDS encoding purine-nucleoside phosphorylase codes for MIVCAGRNETFNFAQPVGVGLIESAINLTRQCLFDKPDFLLFIGSAGSYGNHNIFDIVESKRAANIELSFLNDDSYTPLDNVLESENKMVRNDTIVNSSNYISKNFELSKQFNEYGIGIENMEYFSIVQVAREFEIPVAGIFVITNYTNDNAHKDFIANHKEAMAKLTKYLEEKKIIKSFT; via the coding sequence ATGATAGTTTGTGCAGGAAGAAATGAAACTTTTAATTTTGCTCAACCAGTTGGGGTTGGCTTAATTGAAAGTGCAATCAATCTTACAAGACAATGTTTGTTTGATAAGCCAGATTTTTTACTTTTTATAGGTAGTGCAGGTAGCTATGGAAATCATAATATTTTTGATATTGTTGAATCAAAAAGAGCAGCAAATATTGAGCTTTCATTTTTAAATGATGATTCATATACACCTTTAGATAATGTATTGGAGTCTGAAAATAAAATGGTGAGAAATGACACTATAGTAAATAGTTCAAATTATATATCTAAGAACTTTGAATTATCTAAGCAGTTTAATGAATATGGAATAGGTATTGAAAATATGGAATACTTTTCTATAGTACAAGTTGCACGAGAATTTGAAATACCTGTTGCAGGTATATTTGTAATTACAAATTATACAAATGATAATGCACATAAAGATTTTATAGCTAATCACAAAGAAGCAATGGCTAAGTTAACTAAGTACTTAGAAGAAAAGAAAATTATAAAAAGTTTCACGTGA
- the rsmA gene encoding 16S rRNA (adenine(1518)-N(6)/adenine(1519)-N(6))-dimethyltransferase RsmA → MKKTIIAKKKFGQNFLKDQTVLSKIIQSMPNNNNHIVEIGPGLGDLTENLVKYKDTTAYEVDTDLIAVLKSKFAIEINDERFKLIHTDVLEAWEQKGSLHNSNYDLIANLPYYIATNIILRAFEDINCENIIVMIQREVAQKFAAKVNDKEYSSLSIITQLVSKEARILFDVPPESFDPPPKVVSSILFISKKKDVELDKGFLKFLKVCFSQPRKKLFKNLTSLYSKEALSNIYNELNIKETLRPHEVDVSLYSQMYTKVKDGKQQS, encoded by the coding sequence ATGAAAAAAACAATAATAGCAAAAAAGAAATTTGGACAAAATTTTTTAAAAGATCAGACCGTATTATCAAAGATCATCCAATCGATGCCCAATAACAATAATCATATTGTAGAAATTGGCCCTGGCTTAGGTGATTTGACGGAAAATTTAGTCAAGTACAAAGATACAACAGCATATGAAGTCGACACAGATTTAATAGCTGTATTAAAGTCAAAATTTGCAATAGAAATAAATGACGAGCGTTTTAAACTTATCCACACAGATGTTTTAGAAGCTTGGGAACAAAAAGGTAGTTTACATAATTCAAATTATGATTTGATTGCAAACTTACCTTATTATATTGCAACAAATATTATATTAAGAGCATTTGAAGATATAAATTGTGAGAATATAATTGTAATGATTCAAAGAGAAGTTGCCCAAAAATTTGCTGCAAAAGTAAATGATAAAGAGTATTCTTCCCTTTCTATAATTACACAATTAGTTTCAAAAGAGGCAAGAATACTGTTTGATGTACCTCCTGAATCTTTTGATCCTCCACCAAAAGTGGTTTCTTCAATATTATTTATATCTAAAAAGAAAGATGTAGAATTAGATAAAGGTTTTTTAAAATTTTTAAAAGTTTGTTTTTCTCAACCTAGAAAAAAACTATTTAAAAACTTAACTTCACTCTATAGTAAAGAGGCTTTATCTAATATCTATAATGAACTTAATATAAAAGAGACTTTACGACCTCATGAAGTTGATGTATCTTTGTATAGCCAAATGTATACAAAGGTAAAAGATGGAAAACAACAAAGCTAA